The following are encoded together in the Desulfococcus multivorans genome:
- a CDS encoding TIGR04211 family SH3 domain-containing protein yields the protein MKKILTIGICLLVFSAAAQAEKMYVNDTIRITIRTGPGINYKVIGEAESGQEMDVRGSRDGWSRVRLSDGREGWVISRFLIRNSSRNKQLTALQEAHDTLAAEVDALKQENERLKEENQRLDLLSGESRRTLEEITHSYDVLKTESRDFLKVKAAYEAAAEGLEEQKRMTDQLKARTEDQEWQKNAAFFVGGGVLVLLGFFVGALSRGDSRRRSSLL from the coding sequence ATGAAAAAAATTCTAACGATCGGAATATGCCTTCTGGTGTTTTCAGCGGCCGCGCAAGCTGAGAAAATGTATGTCAACGACACGATCCGGATCACGATTCGAACCGGTCCGGGGATCAACTATAAGGTCATCGGCGAAGCGGAATCCGGGCAGGAGATGGACGTTCGGGGAAGCCGGGACGGCTGGAGTCGGGTCAGGCTTTCGGACGGCCGGGAAGGTTGGGTGATCTCCCGGTTTCTCATTCGGAACTCATCCAGGAATAAACAGCTCACAGCCCTTCAGGAGGCCCACGACACGCTTGCGGCCGAGGTGGATGCCTTGAAGCAGGAGAATGAGCGATTGAAGGAAGAGAACCAGCGGCTCGATCTTTTATCGGGGGAGAGCCGCCGGACTTTGGAGGAAATAACCCATTCCTACGATGTTCTGAAAACGGAATCCAGGGATTTCCTGAAGGTCAAGGCGGCGTATGAAGCCGCCGCCGAGGGTTTGGAGGAGCAGAAGAGGATGACGGACCAGTTGAAGGCCAGGACGGAAGACCAGGAGTGGCAAAAAAATGCCGCTTTTTTTGTCGGCGGCGGCGTTCTGGTGCTGCTGGGATTTTTTGTCGGGGCGCTGAGCCGGGGCGACAGCCGGCGGCGATCATCCCTCTTATAG
- a CDS encoding murein hydrolase activator EnvC family protein, giving the protein MLYLPQKVLTLLTAAGILPMVALAAWVVLAVGHMPAHGEEGPPRKLEHLKERRSETQQQMEERQRDIRTFSREEKDVIDSLNEIDLSIDAARKRIAGAQKELQTLEDEISGVLAKSESVKAALHARKTHADERMVSLYKLNRLGRMQVLAGADSLTDFLRRRNALAHILEEDRATLADYKERRTALSELSERLDRQRARRATVKETYSRELADMEHRRTQRAALLREIRDRKALREASLAALRRQAAALDEKIASFRIEKPKKAPSTGNAPTGFARLKGLLKLPVEGRIISSFGPYRNKEYGVMNFQSGIDIQADRGAPIRSVHGGRVIFSNWFKGYGNMIIIDHEDHYYTLYAHAEELFKRKGDPVHADEVIGTVGDSGAVGDPVLHFEVRHHGKPVDPMTWLNKG; this is encoded by the coding sequence ATGTTATATCTCCCTCAGAAAGTTCTTACGCTCCTGACCGCTGCGGGCATTCTGCCGATGGTCGCTCTTGCCGCCTGGGTTGTCCTCGCCGTAGGACATATGCCCGCGCACGGAGAGGAGGGGCCGCCGCGGAAACTGGAGCACCTCAAAGAGCGCCGCAGCGAAACGCAACAGCAGATGGAGGAGCGTCAAAGGGACATCCGAACCTTCAGCCGGGAGGAAAAGGACGTCATTGACAGCCTGAACGAAATCGATCTGTCCATTGACGCAGCACGCAAGCGTATTGCAGGAGCGCAAAAGGAGTTGCAGACGCTGGAGGATGAAATTTCAGGGGTTCTGGCAAAGTCCGAGAGCGTGAAAGCCGCGCTTCATGCCCGAAAAACCCATGCGGACGAAAGAATGGTCAGCCTCTATAAGCTCAACCGCCTCGGTCGGATGCAGGTTCTGGCCGGAGCCGATTCCCTTACGGATTTTTTGAGGCGAAGAAACGCCCTGGCCCACATCCTGGAAGAGGATCGGGCGACCCTGGCGGATTACAAGGAACGCCGGACGGCCCTCTCTGAGTTGAGCGAACGCCTGGACCGTCAAAGAGCCCGGCGGGCGACCGTGAAGGAAACGTACAGCCGGGAACTGGCGGATATGGAACACCGTCGAACTCAGAGGGCCGCTTTACTGCGGGAGATTCGCGACCGGAAAGCCCTGAGAGAGGCAAGCCTGGCAGCCCTGCGGCGACAGGCTGCGGCGCTGGATGAAAAGATTGCGTCCTTTCGGATCGAAAAGCCGAAAAAAGCGCCTTCGACCGGTAATGCGCCGACGGGTTTCGCACGGTTAAAGGGCTTGCTTAAACTGCCGGTTGAAGGTAGAATTATAAGTTCTTTCGGGCCGTACCGAAATAAAGAATACGGTGTTATGAATTTCCAGAGCGGCATCGATATCCAGGCCGACAGAGGTGCGCCCATCCGTTCGGTCCATGGCGGGCGTGTCATTTTTTCGAACTGGTTCAAAGGGTACGGCAACATGATCATCATCGACCACGAGGACCATTACTACACACTTTATGCGCACGCCGAAGAGCTGTTCAAACGTAAGGGGGATCCCGTCCATGCGGACGAGGTGATCGGAACGGTCGGCGACAGCGGCGCCGTCGGCGATCCTGTCCTCCATTTTGAGGTGCGCCATCATGGAAAACCGGTCGACCCTATGACGTGGTTGAACAAAGGATAA
- the queD gene encoding 6-carboxytetrahydropterin synthase QueD — translation MFELKILTRFAAAHQLRMVGQKCENLHGHNWKVEVCVGGEHLNEAGVLMDFGDVKRHVADIIREIDHKFLNELEFFQRVEQPSSERIAVHIAQELQKRLDTPGVRVTRVSAWESDDACATYILP, via the coding sequence ATGTTTGAGTTGAAGATTCTGACCCGTTTTGCCGCCGCCCACCAGCTCAGGATGGTGGGGCAGAAATGTGAAAATCTCCACGGACACAACTGGAAGGTCGAGGTCTGTGTCGGCGGCGAGCATCTGAACGAAGCGGGCGTTCTAATGGACTTCGGGGACGTCAAGCGCCATGTCGCCGACATCATCCGGGAAATCGATCATAAATTTCTCAATGAGCTGGAATTCTTTCAGCGCGTGGAACAACCCTCCTCCGAAAGAATCGCCGTCCACATCGCCCAGGAGCTGCAAAAGCGCCTCGATACGCCGGGCGTCAGGGTTACCCGGGTCAGCGCCTGGGAGTCCGATGACGCCTGCGCAACCTACATTCTTCCCTGA
- the pyrE gene encoding orotate phosphoribosyltransferase, translated as MKHELIELLCRKSFKYSEEPIFKLVSGRMSSFYVNCKPTTMDPRGMFLIGHLVFEAVKDANVTGIGGLTFGADPIAVATAFASGLNGQPIKAFSIRKEQKDHGIIRWIEGDMAPGERVAVIDDVATTGGSTIKAIERARSEGLCVVKAVILVDRQEGGLENIRKHVPEVTAVVTRDELVRQWRTA; from the coding sequence ATGAAACACGAACTGATTGAACTCTTATGTCGAAAATCCTTCAAATACAGTGAAGAACCCATATTCAAACTGGTATCCGGGCGGATGAGCAGCTTCTACGTCAACTGCAAGCCCACAACGATGGATCCTCGTGGGATGTTCCTGATCGGCCACCTCGTTTTCGAAGCCGTCAAGGACGCGAACGTGACGGGCATCGGAGGGCTTACCTTCGGGGCGGACCCCATCGCCGTTGCAACGGCGTTCGCATCCGGCCTGAACGGACAGCCCATCAAGGCTTTTTCCATTCGAAAGGAACAAAAGGATCACGGCATCATCCGATGGATCGAGGGAGATATGGCGCCAGGGGAGCGGGTGGCCGTCATTGACGACGTCGCCACCACCGGGGGGTCCACCATCAAAGCCATCGAACGGGCCCGAAGCGAAGGGCTATGCGTCGTGAAAGCCGTCATTCTCGTCGACCGGCAGGAAGGCGGGCTGGAAAATATTCGGAAACACGTTCCGGAGGTTACGGCCGTCGTCACCCGGGACGAACTCGTCCGTCAATGGCGGACCGCCTGA
- a CDS encoding cell division ATP-binding protein FtsE: MGYSGGLARGKLETALPGHVNPIPVNIAGVNSKAPDRRGSALTAYESKSAIIQMYRVTKRYGAKSALVDISLDIADNEFLFLSGPSGAGKTTLLKLLYLGETASEGQIIVDGLNLSRISRRRVPFLRRKFGIIFQDYKLIPTKNVYDNVALVVEAVGVERRSIKKMVNSLLRTVKMADRSRAFPPSLSGGEQQRVAVARAIAGNPKIIVADEPTGSLDADSARVILNLLKLYHRRGGTVIIATHDTELIRNTGGRVILLNDGYLEVSTVIPKQQL, from the coding sequence ATGGGATACAGTGGAGGCTTGGCGCGAGGAAAACTGGAAACAGCACTCCCCGGACATGTCAACCCCATACCAGTTAACATCGCAGGGGTCAATTCAAAAGCACCGGATCGGAGAGGATCCGCCTTGACGGCTTACGAATCGAAGAGTGCCATCATACAGATGTACCGCGTTACCAAGCGATACGGCGCCAAGAGTGCGCTTGTCGATATCTCCCTGGATATCGCCGACAATGAGTTCCTCTTTCTCAGCGGACCCAGCGGCGCCGGGAAAACCACCCTTCTGAAGCTGCTTTATCTTGGTGAAACGGCGTCGGAAGGTCAAATCATCGTGGACGGCCTGAACCTGTCTCGAATCTCCAGAAGGCGCGTGCCGTTCCTCCGCCGGAAATTCGGCATCATTTTCCAGGATTACAAGCTGATTCCCACCAAGAACGTCTACGACAACGTTGCTTTGGTCGTCGAAGCGGTCGGCGTGGAGCGCCGTTCCATCAAAAAGATGGTCAACAGCCTCCTCAGGACGGTGAAAATGGCGGACCGCAGCCGGGCTTTCCCCCCCAGCCTCTCCGGTGGAGAACAACAGCGGGTGGCCGTAGCCCGCGCCATTGCCGGAAATCCAAAAATCATCGTCGCCGACGAGCCGACCGGAAGTCTCGATGCCGACTCGGCACGGGTGATTCTGAATCTTCTCAAGCTCTATCATCGGCGGGGGGGGACGGTTATCATCGCGACCCACGACACGGAACTGATCCGAAACACGGGCGGCCGGGTGATTCTTCTCAACGACGGCTATCTCGAAGTGTCAACCGTCATTCCGAAGCAACAACTATGA
- the ftsX gene encoding permease-like cell division protein FtsX: protein MIYFAKKVIKDLKGNLFLNAVTLTSIALSVLIFSAFNLFFLNAGALVNRWVEDTRILVYLKKDLPAEAVAGLGKTLSAVPDVREVTFVSRKQALERFRVQLGEQASLLDGITENPLPDSYEVLVGVRSWNWDHIDPIAEKIRVLDGVAEVEYGREWLGRFVSILDLFRLTLYGMGGLFFTAVVFFVANTIRLVLYSRREEIEIMRLVGASERFIKYPFYVQSLLLGAVGGLVGIGVLFELYRLLVANVGTVVVSSLFEMRFLPVQTLFIILLGSALVGWLGCYISLRKFLRS from the coding sequence ATGATCTATTTTGCGAAGAAAGTGATCAAGGATCTGAAGGGCAATCTCTTTCTCAATGCCGTTACCCTGACGAGCATTGCCTTGTCCGTTCTGATCTTCAGCGCCTTCAACCTCTTTTTTCTCAATGCCGGCGCTCTGGTGAACCGATGGGTCGAGGATACCCGGATTCTGGTCTACCTGAAGAAGGACTTGCCGGCGGAAGCCGTTGCGGGACTGGGAAAGACCCTATCCGCCGTTCCCGACGTGAGGGAGGTCACGTTCGTGTCCCGAAAGCAAGCCCTCGAGCGCTTTCGAGTCCAGTTGGGAGAGCAGGCATCCCTGCTGGACGGCATTACGGAGAACCCGCTGCCGGACAGCTATGAGGTCCTGGTGGGGGTACGTTCCTGGAACTGGGATCACATCGATCCTATTGCGGAGAAAATCCGCGTGTTGGACGGTGTGGCGGAGGTCGAATACGGCCGGGAATGGCTGGGACGGTTTGTCAGCATCCTCGATCTGTTCCGATTGACCCTTTACGGCATGGGCGGCCTGTTTTTTACGGCGGTGGTATTTTTCGTGGCCAATACCATCCGGCTTGTTCTCTATTCCCGGCGGGAAGAGATCGAGATCATGCGGTTGGTCGGTGCATCGGAGCGGTTCATCAAATATCCTTTCTATGTCCAGAGTCTGCTGCTGGGGGCCGTGGGCGGCCTTGTGGGTATCGGGGTGTTGTTCGAACTCTATCGGCTGTTGGTCGCCAATGTGGGAACGGTCGTGGTCTCGTCGTTATTCGAGATGCGCTTTCTGCCGGTCCAAACCCTTTTCATCATCCTTTTGGGAAGCGCACTTGTCGGGTGGTTGGGATGTTATATCTCCCTCAGAAAGTTCTTACGCTCCTGA
- the fabD gene encoding ACP S-malonyltransferase: MKAIAFLFPGQGSQSVGMGKDVFEEYDVVKERFKAAETITGLPISTLCFEGPMAALTETVNLQPAVTTVNLAFLEILRREGVKPRVSAGHSLGEFSALCAAGVVSEEDTLRMVFRRGELMHREATLHKGAMSAVIGLSIDAVRDLVAQVTEGVVTVANHNAEKQIVITGSPDAVKKAGEMAAAQGGKAIPLKVSGAWHSRLIQGAEAEFRDFLGTVVFHPPESPVIHNVTADRTADPDEIRNLMAAQLCSPVRWYESVLRLMTENVTVFVEVGPGKVLTGLVKKILPKAYPCEIYNVNDMKSLEVFLKAAA; encoded by the coding sequence ATGAAAGCGATCGCCTTTTTGTTTCCCGGCCAGGGGTCTCAAAGCGTAGGCATGGGAAAGGACGTGTTCGAGGAATATGATGTTGTAAAGGAGCGGTTTAAGGCCGCCGAGACGATCACGGGGTTGCCGATATCCACCCTCTGCTTCGAGGGACCCATGGCCGCCCTGACGGAGACGGTCAATCTCCAGCCGGCGGTCACGACGGTGAACCTCGCGTTTCTCGAAATTCTCAGGCGGGAGGGGGTGAAGCCCCGCGTCTCTGCCGGGCACAGCCTCGGCGAGTTCAGCGCATTGTGTGCCGCGGGCGTTGTTTCCGAGGAAGACACCCTCCGAATGGTTTTCCGGCGAGGGGAACTGATGCACCGCGAGGCGACCTTGCACAAGGGGGCCATGTCCGCCGTTATCGGGCTGTCCATCGATGCGGTGCGGGACCTTGTGGCTCAGGTGACGGAAGGGGTCGTCACGGTCGCCAACCACAACGCGGAAAAACAGATCGTCATCACCGGTTCGCCCGATGCGGTCAAAAAGGCGGGTGAGATGGCCGCCGCCCAGGGTGGAAAAGCGATCCCGCTCAAGGTCAGCGGCGCATGGCACAGCCGCCTGATTCAAGGGGCGGAGGCCGAGTTTCGTGATTTTCTCGGCACCGTCGTTTTTCATCCGCCGGAAAGCCCGGTGATCCACAATGTCACGGCAGACCGAACCGCCGATCCCGACGAGATCCGGAATCTCATGGCGGCACAGCTGTGCAGTCCGGTCCGGTGGTACGAGTCCGTTCTCAGGCTGATGACGGAAAATGTGACGGTATTCGTGGAGGTCGGTCCGGGCAAGGTGCTGACCGGGCTGGTGAAAAAGATCCTGCCGAAGGCCTATCCGTGCGAGATCTATAATGTCAATGATATGAAAAGTCTCGAGGTTTTCCTGAAGGCCGCGGCCTGA
- the dnaJ gene encoding molecular chaperone DnaJ, producing MTTKRDYYEILGVSRDARDSEIKSKYRKLAMKFHPDRNPDDKAAEEQFKEAAEAYEVLRDPQKRSIYDQYGHQGLEGQGFSGFGGFDDIFSSFGDIFEDFFGFGSGRRSSGRGRRGNDLRYDMKLSFMEAAFGTETQIDVEKLANCPSCGGSGCASGTHPEACPHCGGSGQISRSQGFFTVRTTCPHCRGNGRIITHPCDNCQGGGKVRVTKKVSVKIPAGVDNGSRLRLSGEGGAGENGGPPGDLYVFIHVSPHEFFERHNAVDVVCQIPISFIQAALGDKVRVPTLQGEKTLVIPKGTQPGEIFRFHGEGIPSLKNGRRGDQIIQVDVKTPTNLSRKQEALLRDFAKLEEGKFTNKLKNILKGSQAGAAR from the coding sequence ATGACGACAAAACGGGATTACTATGAGATCCTGGGCGTAAGCCGGGATGCGCGTGACAGTGAGATCAAGAGCAAATATCGCAAACTCGCGATGAAGTTCCATCCGGACCGGAATCCGGACGATAAAGCCGCGGAAGAACAGTTCAAGGAGGCGGCGGAAGCCTACGAGGTGCTTCGGGATCCCCAGAAACGGAGCATATACGATCAATACGGTCATCAGGGCCTGGAAGGGCAGGGTTTTTCCGGGTTCGGCGGTTTTGATGATATCTTCTCCAGTTTTGGGGATATTTTCGAGGATTTTTTCGGGTTTGGATCGGGTCGGCGTTCGAGCGGCCGAGGCCGCCGGGGCAATGACCTTCGCTATGATATGAAGCTCTCCTTCATGGAGGCCGCTTTCGGCACGGAGACGCAGATCGATGTCGAAAAGCTGGCCAACTGCCCGAGTTGCGGGGGAAGCGGATGCGCATCGGGAACTCACCCCGAAGCCTGCCCCCACTGCGGCGGCTCCGGTCAGATCTCCCGCTCACAAGGTTTTTTTACGGTGCGGACGACGTGCCCTCATTGCCGGGGCAACGGCCGGATCATCACCCATCCCTGCGACAATTGCCAGGGCGGCGGCAAGGTTCGGGTCACCAAGAAGGTGTCCGTAAAGATACCCGCCGGGGTGGACAACGGTTCACGACTTCGGCTGAGCGGCGAGGGGGGGGCGGGGGAGAACGGCGGCCCGCCGGGTGACCTTTATGTCTTCATCCACGTCAGTCCCCACGAATTTTTCGAGCGGCACAACGCCGTCGACGTGGTCTGCCAGATCCCCATCTCCTTCATCCAGGCGGCTCTGGGCGACAAGGTCAGGGTGCCGACCCTCCAGGGAGAGAAGACATTGGTGATTCCCAAGGGAACCCAGCCGGGGGAGATATTCCGGTTTCACGGCGAGGGCATTCCTTCCCTGAAAAACGGCCGGCGAGGAGATCAGATCATCCAGGTGGATGTCAAGACGCCGACGAACCTGAGCCGGAAGCAGGAGGCCCTTTTGCGGGATTTTGCCAAACTCGAAGAGGGGAAATTTACCAACAAACTGAAAAATATCCTGAAGGGCAGCCAGGCTGGAGCGGCGAGATAA
- the dksA gene encoding RNA polymerase-binding protein DksA — translation MKDETIEYFREFLTSRLQELLNRADHTVTGMTHQKENFPDPTDRASLESDRNFMLRIRDRENKLIKKIKKALDRIEDGTFGICESCGEDISIERLKARPVTTLCIECKTRQEAMEKALGL, via the coding sequence ATGAAAGATGAAACTATTGAGTATTTCAGGGAATTTCTAACCAGTCGGCTCCAGGAACTTCTGAATCGTGCAGACCATACCGTGACCGGGATGACGCATCAGAAAGAGAATTTTCCGGACCCGACGGATCGAGCGTCCCTCGAATCCGATCGCAATTTCATGCTTCGCATTCGTGACAGGGAAAACAAGCTTATCAAAAAGATCAAGAAGGCCCTGGATCGGATAGAGGACGGCACTTTCGGTATCTGTGAAAGCTGCGGGGAGGATATCTCCATCGAGCGTCTCAAGGCCCGGCCGGTGACCACCCTGTGTATCGAGTGCAAGACCCGCCAGGAGGCGATGGAGAAAGCACTTGGACTGTAA
- a CDS encoding DUF1178 family protein produces the protein MIVYDLQCSRGHLFEGWFKDSLSYEKQMEEALVSCPICKDRVVTKVPSTFAVKPSRSTHKPAASGEETERLGRQLMDFVDRNFEDVGCDFAKEALKIHYGAVKPRNIRGSSTSDEERTLKEEGVRFFKFPLDSSRDPSSDLDS, from the coding sequence ATGATCGTATATGATTTGCAATGTTCCCGGGGGCATCTTTTCGAAGGATGGTTCAAGGACAGCCTGTCGTATGAAAAACAGATGGAAGAGGCACTGGTTTCCTGCCCCATCTGCAAGGACAGAGTCGTCACGAAGGTCCCTTCCACCTTTGCCGTCAAACCCTCCCGATCCACACACAAACCCGCGGCTTCCGGGGAGGAGACGGAGAGACTCGGCCGGCAGCTGATGGACTTTGTGGACAGGAATTTCGAGGATGTGGGGTGTGATTTCGCCAAAGAGGCCCTCAAAATCCATTATGGTGCCGTGAAGCCCAGAAACATCAGGGGAAGCAGCACCTCGGATGAGGAGCGGACCCTGAAGGAGGAGGGGGTCCGGTTCTTTAAATTTCCCCTGGATTCGTCCCGGGACCCCTCTTCGGATCTGGACTCCTGA
- a CDS encoding S41 family peptidase translates to MPRYTKRFAKPCLILFVMIFSWLGSVGFPELSAGDEETYKGLKIFSDVIDLIEKNYVDPVDSKDLIQKAIQGMVGSLDPHSQLLPPEAFEELQIDTRGEFGGIGIVITMQKGLLTVISPIEGTPAYKAGIRAGDVIIKVDGESTKDMMLWEAVKKMRGPKGESVAITIFREGEANPMDFTLVRDIIPIESVRHLALQPGFGYIRITNFQENTTGDLTAALTDLEGGKTPMKGLVLDLRDNPGGLLNEAVDVSDVFLEKGNIVSIKGRLEKHTKNFDAKPNRNRHDYPIVVLINGGSASASEIVAGALQDHHRAVILGTTSFGKGSVQTVESLRDGYGLKFTIARYYTPSGRSIQAQGIVPDIEVRERLIAEDTLAESERMLKERDLKNHLDAEPFPDMSVPVSPEKDAKEKESGKEQSTESRYGPLDLKGLQTDNQVMRALEILKGYQILAETRG, encoded by the coding sequence ATGCCTCGATACACCAAACGGTTTGCCAAACCCTGTCTCATCCTCTTCGTCATGATTTTTTCGTGGCTTGGATCGGTGGGATTCCCGGAACTGTCGGCCGGCGATGAGGAGACCTACAAGGGACTCAAAATATTTTCGGACGTTATCGATCTTATCGAAAAGAACTATGTCGATCCCGTCGACAGCAAGGACTTGATCCAGAAGGCTATTCAAGGCATGGTCGGGAGCCTGGATCCGCATTCCCAACTCCTTCCTCCTGAGGCCTTCGAGGAACTTCAGATCGATACCCGGGGGGAATTCGGCGGTATCGGTATCGTGATCACCATGCAGAAGGGGCTTCTGACCGTGATCTCCCCCATCGAGGGAACCCCTGCGTATAAGGCCGGAATCCGGGCAGGAGACGTCATTATCAAAGTCGACGGCGAGTCGACAAAGGATATGATGCTCTGGGAGGCGGTCAAAAAGATGCGGGGCCCCAAGGGTGAATCGGTGGCCATCACCATCTTTCGGGAAGGGGAGGCGAACCCCATGGATTTTACGCTGGTCCGGGATATCATTCCCATCGAAAGCGTTCGCCACCTGGCCCTTCAGCCGGGATTCGGTTATATCCGCATCACCAATTTTCAGGAAAATACCACAGGCGATCTGACCGCCGCTCTTACGGATCTGGAAGGGGGGAAAACCCCTATGAAAGGGTTGGTGTTGGATTTGAGAGACAATCCCGGCGGGCTTCTCAACGAGGCCGTGGACGTATCGGATGTTTTCCTCGAAAAAGGTAATATCGTCTCCATCAAGGGGCGTCTCGAGAAGCACACCAAGAACTTCGACGCCAAACCCAATCGAAACCGGCATGACTATCCCATCGTCGTCCTGATCAACGGCGGCAGCGCCAGCGCCTCCGAGATCGTGGCGGGCGCGCTGCAGGACCACCATCGAGCGGTGATTCTCGGGACCACCTCCTTTGGCAAGGGGTCCGTCCAGACGGTCGAATCCCTTCGGGACGGATACGGGCTCAAATTCACCATTGCCAGATACTACACCCCCAGCGGGCGATCCATTCAAGCCCAGGGCATTGTGCCCGACATCGAGGTCAGGGAACGCCTGATCGCGGAAGACACCCTGGCGGAGAGCGAGCGGATGCTGAAGGAGAGAGACCTCAAAAATCATCTGGACGCCGAACCGTTCCCGGACATGTCGGTACCCGTCTCTCCTGAAAAGGACGCGAAAGAGAAAGAGTCCGGGAAAGAACAGAGTACAGAGAGCCGATACGGCCCTTTGGACCTCAAAGGCCTTCAAACCGACAACCAGGTGATGCGGGCTCTCGAAATCCTGAAGGGCTACCAGATTCTGGCGGAAACCCGCGGATAG